One Gloeobacter morelensis MG652769 DNA window includes the following coding sequences:
- a CDS encoding Uma2 family endonuclease, whose amino-acid sequence MIQTAASEPSGKTMTFEEYVLYQGEPGIRYELFRGHLEPMTTPTGLHTSICEFIASRLQRHCAAQRLPLVAKSTVGVRTEEDTSRIPDVVVCSRELWERLCARPGAGILDTGETPLLVVEVVSEDWRRDYVRKRAEYAMVDISEYWIVDPVRQRVWVLSDPQSENSYERVEFQSGDQLVSVQFPQLELTVDTLLSPPLVEDVIREEQTQLQQARQETEQARQEAAQAKQQAERERQRSERLAAYLRERGIDPEAL is encoded by the coding sequence ATGATTCAGACCGCCGCGTCCGAGCCTTCCGGCAAAACGATGACTTTCGAAGAGTACGTGCTTTACCAGGGAGAACCGGGTATCCGCTACGAACTTTTTCGGGGGCATTTGGAGCCGATGACGACACCGACCGGACTGCACACCAGCATCTGCGAATTTATTGCAAGTCGTCTCCAGCGACACTGTGCCGCCCAACGACTGCCGCTGGTAGCCAAAAGCACCGTTGGGGTGCGCACCGAAGAAGATACTTCGCGGATCCCCGATGTGGTGGTCTGTAGCCGCGAGCTGTGGGAGCGGCTTTGCGCCCGCCCGGGAGCCGGTATTCTTGACACCGGCGAAACGCCGCTATTGGTCGTCGAGGTGGTGAGCGAAGACTGGCGGCGCGACTACGTCCGCAAGCGGGCGGAGTACGCCATGGTAGACATTTCCGAGTACTGGATTGTCGATCCGGTCCGGCAGCGGGTGTGGGTTTTGAGCGATCCGCAAAGTGAAAACAGCTACGAGCGGGTGGAGTTCCAAAGCGGCGACCAATTGGTGTCTGTGCAGTTTCCCCAACTGGAACTGACGGTAGATACCCTCCTGTCTCCGCCTCTTGTCGAGGATGTGATCCGCGAGGAGCAGACGCAACTGCAGCAAGCCAGGCAGGAGACCGAGCAAGCCAGGCAAGAAGCTGCTCAAGCGAAGCAGCAGGCCGAGCGCGAGCGGCAGCGCTCAGAACGGCTGGCCGCGTATTTGCGGGAGCGGGGTATCGATCCGGAAGCGCTGTAG
- a CDS encoding alkaline phosphatase D family protein has protein sequence MFNRRTVIKGALVAPALWLSVNSKHRAAAQGTDDYGVASGDPRSDGVVLWTRVPEAFQNGGPLTVHFEVSLTEDFASVVVQGSVTTDASRDFTVKMRTGGLEPFTRYYYRFTTDTGYTSVTGRTRTAPDPDSSVEQLTFAYVSCQDYTQGFYTVYAAICQDDDADYCIHLGDNIYETGAAGFQNGQVREDTIGGGEAKTLEEYRAKYKLYLSDPDFREVRRLFCWIHLWDDHEVFNNYAGRDLVSEEQKARQLAGYTAFLEYLPVEPVTPLTVVDDKAVVRLYRKLSFGALADLFVLDLRQFRDGVVCASDFLSPGCPELEDPSRTMLGYQQRSWLKKNLLGSQARWKVLLNEMMLVRFVAFDIGADGRPTGKAPRFFSRPRRVEGDVVSEANGLTLYINLDAWDGYPAERTELLSFIADKQIRNVVVWTGDIHNCYAGVLKPDFTDPASPPVAVEVVGGSVSSAGVFELLGSLFDPTALAAPLLQQSNPYIEYVDLKYHVYTKAVLTRESMQVSYRAVETITETVSASFTLQSFTIPDGESQLLPS, from the coding sequence ATGTTCAACCGCCGCACGGTAATTAAAGGCGCCCTGGTCGCCCCGGCGCTATGGCTGTCTGTTAATTCGAAGCACCGGGCCGCCGCCCAGGGTACCGACGACTATGGCGTCGCCTCGGGCGATCCGCGCTCCGATGGGGTGGTGCTCTGGACGCGGGTACCGGAGGCGTTTCAGAACGGCGGACCGCTGACGGTCCATTTCGAAGTCTCCCTGACGGAAGACTTTGCCTCCGTGGTTGTCCAGGGCAGCGTCACCACGGATGCCAGCCGCGACTTCACCGTCAAGATGCGCACCGGCGGCCTGGAGCCTTTTACGCGCTACTACTACCGGTTCACCACCGATACGGGCTACACCAGCGTTACCGGCCGCACCAGGACCGCCCCCGACCCTGACAGCAGCGTCGAACAACTGACTTTTGCCTACGTCTCCTGCCAGGATTACACCCAGGGCTTCTACACGGTCTATGCCGCCATCTGCCAGGACGACGACGCCGACTACTGCATTCACCTGGGCGACAACATTTACGAGACGGGTGCGGCGGGCTTCCAGAACGGCCAGGTGCGCGAGGATACGATTGGCGGCGGTGAGGCGAAGACCCTCGAAGAGTACCGCGCCAAGTACAAGCTCTACTTGAGCGATCCTGACTTTCGCGAGGTGCGCCGTCTGTTCTGCTGGATCCACCTGTGGGACGACCACGAGGTGTTCAACAATTACGCCGGGCGCGACTTGGTGAGCGAGGAGCAAAAGGCGCGCCAACTCGCGGGCTATACGGCCTTTCTGGAGTACCTGCCCGTCGAACCGGTCACTCCCCTGACGGTCGTCGACGACAAGGCGGTGGTGCGGCTCTACCGCAAGCTTTCGTTTGGCGCTCTTGCGGATTTGTTCGTACTCGACTTGCGCCAGTTTCGCGACGGTGTGGTCTGTGCCAGCGACTTTTTGAGCCCCGGTTGCCCCGAACTCGAAGATCCTTCGCGCACGATGCTGGGCTATCAGCAGCGCAGTTGGCTCAAGAAAAATTTGCTCGGTTCACAGGCGCGCTGGAAGGTGCTGCTCAATGAAATGATGCTGGTGCGCTTCGTGGCTTTTGACATCGGTGCGGACGGCCGGCCCACGGGTAAAGCGCCGCGCTTTTTCAGCCGTCCGCGCCGCGTGGAGGGCGATGTCGTCTCCGAGGCCAATGGGCTGACGCTCTACATCAACCTGGATGCCTGGGACGGCTATCCTGCCGAGCGCACCGAGCTGCTTTCGTTTATTGCCGACAAGCAAATCCGCAACGTCGTGGTCTGGACCGGCGATATCCACAACTGCTATGCAGGCGTCCTCAAGCCCGATTTCACCGATCCGGCAAGCCCGCCGGTGGCGGTGGAGGTGGTGGGTGGGTCGGTCAGTTCGGCGGGTGTCTTCGAGCTGTTGGGCAGCCTTTTTGACCCGACGGCGCTGGCGGCTCCGCTGCTGCAGCAATCCAATCCGTATATTGAATACGTCGATCTCAAGTACCACGTCTACACCAAGGCAGTGTTGACGCGCGAATCGATGCAGGTGAGCTACCGGGCGGTCGAGACGATCACCGAGACGGTCTCGGCAAGTTTTACCCTGCAGTCGTTCACGATCCCCGACGGCGAATCACAACTGTTGCCCAGTTGA
- a CDS encoding nuclear transport factor 2 family protein codes for MTPSRPQVAKTPQKKPLPGDKHPSPAQKQEAPLQTTESVDRQPDSLTLPAPIESYIDAFNRCDLTNLGKLFHPQAVLVAPINVQVKGREAIVDYIACKARGMSIEPEAVAVEEDIVTLSGQACCPAFRVRARWHFRIVHGLIARLHLRLVASMQELLPLKDAGYGA; via the coding sequence GTGACACCGTCCAGGCCACAGGTCGCTAAGACCCCACAAAAAAAACCGTTGCCGGGGGACAAACACCCCTCCCCGGCTCAAAAGCAGGAGGCTCCTTTGCAGACAACGGAATCGGTTGACCGGCAACCTGACTCTTTGACGCTACCAGCGCCGATTGAAAGCTATATCGATGCGTTCAATCGATGCGATCTGACGAATCTGGGCAAGTTATTCCATCCACAGGCCGTCCTTGTGGCGCCCATCAATGTGCAAGTGAAGGGCCGCGAAGCAATCGTCGATTATATTGCCTGCAAGGCGCGGGGAATGTCCATCGAACCCGAGGCCGTCGCGGTTGAGGAGGATATCGTCACCCTCAGCGGCCAGGCGTGCTGTCCAGCCTTTCGCGTGCGCGCCCGCTGGCATTTTCGGATTGTCCACGGTTTGATTGCCCGGCTGCATTTGCGGCTGGTGGCCTCGATGCAAGAACTATTGCCCCTCAAGGACGCGGGTTACGGCGCATAA
- a CDS encoding phosphotransacetylase family protein, with protein sequence MNLLIGSTTPCSGKSAIALGLGLRLRAAGRQVVYAKPLGTIAVEAAGQWRDADCVLMNEYLGASMPPPAPLVFLDRASVRRRLSGEDTVDYRERLRDFAPEEPGLVRLIEGAGTPQEGAVFGLTLQVLAEQLPARVLLVCRYEEDLVIDQLLILRSQLGNRLAGVILNDVPADQQEDVGGVLVPFLERQRIGIFGILPADTTLKSVSVGELVGTLGAEVLCCRERLDQMVESVHIGAMSGSAALKYFRNATNKAVITGGDRTDIQLAALETSTTCLVLTGYLAPSQMVLARAEELQVPVLTVGHDTLATTELVDCLFGQARFREAAKVDRIQQLLERHFDFERFEHALGL encoded by the coding sequence ATGAATCTGCTGATCGGTTCGACCACCCCCTGCAGCGGCAAGTCCGCCATCGCCCTCGGCCTCGGCCTGCGTCTGCGCGCAGCGGGCCGACAGGTGGTCTACGCCAAGCCCCTGGGCACCATCGCCGTGGAGGCGGCCGGGCAGTGGCGCGACGCCGACTGCGTGCTGATGAACGAGTATCTGGGCGCTTCGATGCCACCGCCTGCGCCCTTGGTCTTTTTGGACCGCGCCAGCGTCCGCCGCCGCCTGAGCGGTGAGGATACGGTCGACTACCGCGAGCGGCTGCGCGATTTTGCCCCCGAGGAGCCGGGACTGGTGCGCCTTATCGAAGGGGCCGGCACCCCCCAGGAGGGGGCCGTTTTCGGTCTGACGCTGCAGGTGCTCGCCGAGCAGTTGCCCGCCCGCGTGCTGTTGGTCTGCCGCTATGAAGAAGATCTCGTCATCGATCAGTTGCTCATCTTGCGCTCGCAGTTGGGCAATCGATTGGCAGGGGTCATCCTCAACGATGTACCCGCCGATCAGCAGGAGGATGTGGGCGGCGTACTGGTGCCGTTTCTGGAGCGCCAGCGCATCGGCATCTTCGGCATCCTGCCCGCCGATACCACTCTCAAAAGCGTCAGCGTCGGCGAACTGGTAGGTACTCTGGGCGCGGAGGTGCTCTGCTGCCGCGAGCGACTCGATCAGATGGTCGAATCGGTGCACATCGGGGCGATGAGCGGCAGCGCCGCCCTCAAATATTTTCGCAACGCCACCAACAAAGCTGTGATTACCGGCGGAGATCGCACCGACATCCAGCTTGCGGCCCTGGAGACTTCGACCACCTGCCTGGTGCTGACCGGCTATCTCGCTCCCTCCCAGATGGTCCTGGCGCGCGCTGAAGAACTGCAGGTGCCGGTTCTCACCGTCGGCCACGACACCCTCGCCACCACCGAGCTCGTCGATTGCCTCTTCGGCCAGGCGCGCTTTCGCGAAGCGGCCAAAGTCGATCGCATTCAGCAGCTACTCGAACGCCATTTTGATTTCGAGCGCTTTGAGCATGCATTGGGGCTCTAG
- a CDS encoding HAD family hydrolase, with the protein MSGRLVVFDLDGTLIDSEGGIVLAMERTALALALPVGTVERWRKLIGMPLREQMPAILPAQRLAEAPRVVEYYREVYREIMLPMSRPFAGTDALVRDLHRRGVRLAICSGKRGRSIREVLGQAGWSDLFEAIVSPDEVSRGKPDPESLKLALALTGFGVGEALMVGDTTLDIEMARAAGVACCAVTWGTHGREELAAARPDHWVETVEALAGHLDRWLS; encoded by the coding sequence ATGTCCGGACGGTTGGTGGTCTTCGATCTCGACGGTACGCTCATCGATTCGGAAGGGGGGATTGTGCTCGCTATGGAGCGCACGGCCCTGGCCCTGGCCCTGCCTGTGGGCACCGTCGAGCGCTGGCGCAAGCTCATCGGCATGCCCCTGCGCGAGCAGATGCCCGCGATTTTGCCCGCGCAGCGGCTCGCGGAAGCGCCCCGGGTGGTGGAGTACTACCGTGAGGTTTACCGCGAAATCATGCTGCCCATGAGCCGCCCCTTCGCCGGCACCGACGCCCTGGTGCGCGACTTGCACCGCCGTGGAGTAAGGCTGGCCATCTGCTCAGGCAAGCGCGGCCGCTCGATCCGGGAGGTGCTTGGGCAGGCGGGCTGGTCGGACCTTTTTGAAGCGATCGTCTCTCCGGACGAGGTGAGTCGGGGCAAACCCGACCCCGAATCGCTCAAGCTCGCCCTTGCCCTCACCGGCTTCGGGGTGGGCGAAGCGCTGATGGTGGGTGACACCACCCTCGATATCGAAATGGCCCGTGCCGCCGGGGTGGCCTGCTGTGCGGTCACCTGGGGTACCCACGGGCGCGAGGAGTTGGCCGCTGCCCGGCCGGACCACTGGGTCGAGACGGTCGAAGCACTGGCCGGGCACCTCGACCGCTGGTTGAGCTAG
- a CDS encoding succinate dehydrogenase/fumarate reductase flavoprotein subunit produces the protein MLEYDIVIVGGGLAGSRAAVEIARTDNRLRVALVSKVHPIRSHSVAAQGGIAAALQNVDPKDNWLTHAFDTVKGADYLADQDAVAVLTQQAPQVIIDLEHMGVLFSRLPDGRIAQRPFGGHTHQRTCYAADKTGHAILHELVSRLFQYQVPIFEEWYVLELIVEEGEARGLVMFHIPTGRIEVVRAKAILFATGGYGRVFNTTSNDYASTGDGLCLAAMAGLPLQDMEFVQFHPTGLYPVGVLISEAVRGEGAYLINDSGERFMANYAPSRMELAPRDITSRAIATEIREGRGVGGGRYVHLDLRHMGKEKILERVPFAHDEALRHLGIDVIYEPMPVRPTVHYSMGGIPTTVDCQALAAHGQVMEGFFAAGECSCVSVHGANRLGSNSLLECVVYGARAGASLARYVQDRRFPDVDEARHRRVAEQGIQNLLDQPGSLRIDALRREFQDTLTDHCSIFRDEQILKTGLEKIQQLKARYSDIRLDDKGKLYNTEITEAFELRSLITVGEIIVASALERRESRGAHSRSDYPERNDAEYLKHTLAYREGDALRIDYRPVDLSLQAVDPERFTPQTRKY, from the coding sequence ATGCTGGAGTATGACATTGTGATCGTTGGCGGCGGGCTGGCCGGTTCCCGCGCTGCTGTCGAGATTGCCCGCACCGATAACCGCCTGAGAGTGGCCCTCGTCTCGAAGGTGCACCCGATCAGAAGCCATTCGGTGGCCGCCCAGGGGGGGATCGCCGCTGCCCTGCAAAACGTCGATCCGAAGGACAACTGGCTCACCCACGCCTTCGACACCGTCAAGGGAGCCGATTATCTGGCGGACCAGGACGCCGTGGCCGTGCTCACCCAGCAGGCACCCCAGGTGATTATCGATCTCGAGCACATGGGGGTACTCTTCTCGCGGCTACCGGACGGGCGCATTGCCCAGCGGCCCTTTGGCGGGCACACCCACCAGCGCACCTGCTACGCCGCCGACAAGACCGGGCACGCCATCTTGCACGAACTGGTGAGCCGGTTGTTCCAGTACCAAGTGCCGATCTTCGAGGAGTGGTACGTTCTGGAACTGATTGTCGAAGAGGGCGAGGCGCGCGGGTTGGTGATGTTCCACATTCCCACCGGCCGCATCGAAGTCGTGCGCGCCAAGGCGATTTTGTTCGCCACCGGCGGCTACGGCCGCGTCTTCAACACCACCTCCAACGACTACGCCTCCACCGGCGACGGGCTTTGCCTTGCGGCGATGGCCGGTCTGCCGCTGCAAGACATGGAATTTGTGCAGTTTCACCCCACGGGTCTCTACCCGGTGGGAGTGCTCATCTCCGAGGCGGTGCGCGGCGAGGGTGCTTACCTGATCAATGACTCTGGTGAGCGCTTCATGGCCAACTACGCCCCGAGCCGCATGGAACTTGCCCCCCGCGACATCACCAGCCGCGCCATCGCCACCGAAATTCGCGAAGGGCGCGGCGTCGGCGGCGGACGCTACGTCCACCTCGATCTGAGGCACATGGGCAAAGAAAAGATCTTGGAGCGGGTGCCTTTTGCCCACGACGAAGCCCTGCGCCACCTGGGCATCGACGTGATCTACGAGCCGATGCCCGTGCGCCCGACCGTGCACTACTCGATGGGTGGCATTCCCACCACCGTCGATTGCCAGGCACTCGCCGCCCACGGCCAGGTGATGGAAGGGTTCTTTGCCGCCGGGGAGTGCTCCTGCGTCTCGGTGCACGGCGCCAACCGCCTGGGGAGCAATTCGCTGCTGGAGTGTGTGGTCTACGGGGCGCGGGCGGGGGCGTCCCTGGCCCGCTACGTGCAGGATCGCCGCTTTCCCGATGTGGACGAAGCGCGTCACCGCCGGGTGGCGGAGCAAGGCATCCAGAATCTGCTCGACCAGCCGGGCAGCCTGCGTATCGACGCGCTGCGCCGCGAGTTCCAGGACACCCTCACCGATCACTGCTCGATCTTCCGTGACGAGCAGATCCTCAAGACCGGTCTGGAGAAGATTCAACAGCTCAAAGCCCGCTACAGCGACATTCGCCTGGACGACAAAGGCAAACTTTACAACACCGAGATCACCGAGGCTTTTGAGTTGCGCAGCCTGATCACCGTGGGCGAGATCATCGTGGCAAGTGCCCTGGAGCGGCGCGAATCGCGCGGTGCCCACTCCCGCAGCGACTACCCCGAGCGCAACGACGCCGAGTACCTCAAACACACCCTTGCCTACCGCGAAGGGGACGCCCTGCGCATCGACTACCGGCCGGTAGATCTCAGCCTGCAGGCGGTCGATCCCGAGCGCTTCACCCCCCAGACGCGCAAATACTAG
- a CDS encoding TonB-dependent receptor plug domain-containing protein — MAVRNFCGERWADRLLLALGWGLAGTLAVVQEAVAVPTVRDLAGMGDGRAADLLVQEPSPAATPASEPVVPAVEPAAPPPAVASETFELDDVTVTGSFRRQKVREIPGSVYVIDQKEIEQKGARTVGDALRGVPGVVSNLFGAGADVHSTYFIRGLPTTSTALLIDGRSINNLNQEHVDLNELPVAGIDRIEVLTGGATTLYGSTAVGGVINVITKRPPKVFEGNVEATYGSYGYSDYRAYVGGPLGESVRFNLYATYFNTNNDFFYRVERPGGPVPVFEDKRINGAFTSTNYGFDLDWDITPRTTLNFTSYYRQGSRGISLFAIRDPRTSIPARDEEGNVVNLSADELGLNGALFPRILIDYYGFAVTSNTRLGEADDSNLQVRLSYDRGRTTEQEVEEGETEFATNDIGIFGTRVLHTWQVAPALNVSYGFDFLREGGNSFGSENPLIYEAAISQPSLFALASYKPADDVTVTLGLRGIFGTRATSREFNRDFNGALTPSVGVRWQVIPQLALRSTFSRVYKTPNFNDLFGRGEILGNPDLLAESGSTFDAGIDWQPSPSSLIRFSYFLNDIDNLQGYNLIEENSPEDQLLIDKFGYELNERVRVNFPRVRSSGFELAASWQFAPYWTLFATETYTDSRVEQAFKPAYTQTQYPLVPFHSGRAGFSYDSPGGFRGALFVNFQGLRSSDPLHIGPGFAELNSPAGLPIANAFALPPGALLPGYTTLDFSFRVPLTENLSVLGYLDNLTNTRYERNYGNGAPPINFRLGLKAAF; from the coding sequence ATGGCTGTACGGAATTTTTGTGGGGAACGTTGGGCCGACCGCCTGCTTCTGGCCCTCGGTTGGGGGTTAGCCGGAACGCTTGCGGTTGTTCAAGAGGCCGTTGCAGTGCCGACGGTGCGCGATCTGGCCGGTATGGGCGACGGCCGGGCGGCGGATTTGCTGGTCCAGGAACCTAGCCCGGCCGCGACCCCTGCTTCGGAACCGGTCGTTCCCGCCGTTGAGCCTGCTGCCCCGCCACCGGCGGTCGCCTCTGAAACCTTTGAACTGGACGATGTGACGGTGACTGGCAGCTTTCGCCGCCAGAAGGTGCGCGAGATTCCCGGGAGCGTCTACGTCATCGACCAAAAAGAAATCGAGCAAAAAGGGGCACGCACGGTAGGCGACGCTCTGCGGGGTGTGCCCGGGGTGGTAAGCAATCTGTTCGGGGCGGGGGCGGATGTGCACAGCACCTACTTCATTCGCGGGCTGCCCACCACCAGCACCGCCTTACTCATCGACGGCCGCTCGATCAACAACCTTAACCAGGAGCACGTCGACCTCAACGAACTGCCGGTGGCGGGGATCGATCGCATCGAAGTGCTCACCGGCGGGGCGACCACCCTCTACGGTTCGACGGCGGTGGGCGGGGTGATCAACGTGATCACCAAGCGCCCCCCCAAGGTTTTCGAGGGCAATGTCGAGGCGACCTACGGCAGCTACGGCTACAGCGACTACCGCGCCTATGTGGGCGGGCCTTTGGGTGAGAGTGTGCGCTTCAACCTCTACGCCACCTACTTCAACACCAACAACGACTTTTTCTACCGGGTGGAGCGGCCGGGCGGGCCGGTGCCGGTCTTCGAAGACAAGCGCATCAACGGGGCGTTTACCAGCACCAACTACGGCTTCGACCTCGATTGGGACATCACGCCGCGCACGACGCTCAATTTCACCAGTTACTACCGCCAGGGCAGCCGGGGCATTTCGCTGTTCGCTATTCGCGATCCGCGCACGTCGATTCCGGCCAGGGACGAGGAGGGGAATGTCGTCAACCTTTCCGCCGACGAACTGGGCCTCAACGGGGCGCTCTTTCCGCGCATATTGATCGACTACTACGGGTTTGCCGTCACCTCCAATACCCGCCTGGGGGAGGCGGACGACTCGAATTTGCAGGTGCGCCTCTCCTACGACCGGGGCCGCACCACCGAACAGGAAGTCGAAGAGGGCGAGACCGAATTTGCCACCAACGACATCGGCATCTTCGGCACCCGCGTGCTGCATACCTGGCAGGTGGCCCCGGCCCTCAATGTGAGCTACGGCTTCGACTTTTTGCGCGAGGGCGGCAACTCCTTCGGCAGTGAAAACCCGCTCATTTACGAGGCGGCCATCTCGCAGCCGTCGCTGTTTGCCCTGGCAAGCTACAAACCCGCCGACGACGTGACGGTCACCCTCGGGTTGCGCGGCATCTTCGGCACCCGCGCCACCAGCCGCGAGTTCAACCGCGACTTTAACGGTGCGCTCACCCCGAGCGTCGGAGTGCGCTGGCAGGTGATCCCCCAACTAGCCCTGCGCAGCACCTTCAGCCGCGTCTACAAGACCCCCAACTTTAACGACCTGTTCGGCCGCGGCGAGATCCTGGGCAACCCGGATCTCTTGGCTGAGAGCGGTTCAACTTTCGATGCGGGCATTGACTGGCAGCCCAGCCCTTCCAGCCTGATTCGCTTCAGCTACTTTCTCAACGACATCGACAACCTCCAGGGCTACAACCTGATCGAAGAGAATTCGCCCGAAGACCAGCTACTCATCGACAAGTTTGGCTACGAACTGAACGAGCGCGTGCGGGTCAACTTCCCGAGGGTGCGCTCCAGCGGCTTCGAGTTGGCGGCAAGCTGGCAGTTTGCCCCGTACTGGACGCTGTTTGCCACCGAGACCTACACCGATTCGCGGGTGGAGCAAGCTTTTAAACCCGCCTACACCCAGACCCAGTACCCGTTGGTGCCTTTTCACAGCGGCCGGGCCGGTTTTTCCTACGACAGCCCCGGCGGTTTTCGCGGGGCGCTGTTTGTGAATTTCCAGGGCCTGCGCTCCAGCGATCCGCTCCACATCGGCCCGGGCTTCGCCGAACTCAATAGCCCGGCGGGACTCCCCATCGCCAATGCCTTCGCCCTACCGCCGGGAGCGCTCCTGCCCGGTTACACCACCCTCGATTTTTCCTTCCGGGTGCCGCTTACCGAAAATCTCTCGGTGCTGGGCTATCTCGACAACCTCACCAACACCCGCTACGAGCGCAACTACGGCAACGGCGCGCCGCCCATCAACTTTCGGCTGGGTTTGAAAGCTGCGTTCTAA
- a CDS encoding CBS domain-containing protein, with amino-acid sequence MSAVVLARDVMSAPVRTLRPEISLMAARQRLTRYGHGAMPVVDAQGSLVGIISRRDLDIALYHGFAEDPVERFMTATVLTVPSDAPLDAIEALMVTYDIGRVPVLEAGQLVGIITRTDLLRQHHQQRTGGLPLFLPLQERLAEKLGAVAVERLARVAAAAETLAQVAYLVGGAVRDLLLGEVSADLDVVVEGRAGEAGAAPTLARTIAEGDKTLRLECFEKYQTAALTWPDGFVLDLATARTEFYPRPGANPEVESASIRLDLYRRDFTINAMAVCLNGPRAWQLMDFFGGFVDLRECIVRVLHPNSFIEDPTRIFRAVRFALRLSFAIAPQTEAFIVRSVSGGLHDLYGGERLKTELGYLLAAPFWLEGLQMLDRLGALRCVHPDLRLTEALAAGMVWLAGAYRTFAPLRATLPQLRLDRLLLAVGPEAAESLPLDGQARVRQRKVRTAMPALVRQTDWSAAGLHQHLAALSPEECLLLASLSEDDASREAIAGYQRRRREPPLVGGADLKTLGLKPGPDFRRILDAATIAQLDGKFVDREGALAWLQNHLQQGNQAFEKQ; translated from the coding sequence GTGAGCGCGGTGGTGCTGGCCCGCGATGTGATGTCTGCGCCTGTGCGCACGCTGCGCCCGGAAATCTCCCTGATGGCGGCCCGGCAGCGCCTGACCCGCTACGGGCATGGGGCAATGCCGGTGGTGGACGCCCAGGGCAGTCTGGTGGGGATTATCTCGCGTCGCGATCTTGATATTGCTCTCTATCACGGATTCGCCGAGGATCCGGTGGAGCGGTTCATGACCGCAACGGTGCTCACGGTGCCTTCAGACGCTCCGCTCGATGCAATCGAAGCGCTGATGGTCACCTACGACATCGGCCGGGTGCCGGTGCTGGAGGCAGGGCAACTGGTAGGCATCATCACCCGCACCGACCTGCTGCGGCAGCACCACCAGCAGCGCACCGGCGGGCTGCCGCTGTTTCTGCCTTTGCAGGAGCGCCTTGCAGAAAAACTCGGCGCCGTGGCGGTCGAGCGCCTCGCGCGGGTGGCCGCCGCCGCCGAGACGCTCGCTCAAGTGGCTTATCTGGTGGGCGGGGCGGTGCGCGACTTGTTGCTGGGAGAAGTCAGCGCAGATCTCGATGTCGTAGTCGAAGGCCGCGCCGGGGAAGCTGGGGCCGCCCCGACTCTGGCGCGCACCATCGCCGAGGGCGACAAAACCTTGCGCCTGGAGTGCTTCGAGAAGTATCAGACCGCTGCACTGACCTGGCCCGACGGTTTCGTGCTGGATCTGGCCACCGCCAGGACCGAGTTCTATCCCAGACCGGGGGCCAACCCCGAAGTCGAGAGCGCTTCGATCCGCCTCGATCTATACCGGCGCGATTTTACGATCAATGCGATGGCCGTCTGCCTGAACGGCCCGCGCGCCTGGCAGCTGATGGACTTTTTCGGCGGTTTCGTCGATCTGCGCGAGTGCATTGTGCGGGTGCTGCACCCCAACAGTTTCATCGAAGATCCGACCCGGATATTTCGGGCGGTGCGCTTTGCGCTACGGCTCAGCTTTGCGATCGCCCCCCAGACCGAAGCGTTTATCGTGCGCAGCGTCTCGGGCGGCTTGCACGATCTTTACGGTGGGGAGCGCCTGAAGACCGAGCTCGGCTACTTGCTTGCGGCCCCTTTCTGGCTGGAGGGACTGCAAATGCTGGACCGGCTCGGGGCGCTGCGCTGCGTACACCCGGATTTGCGGCTGACGGAGGCGTTGGCGGCGGGAATGGTGTGGTTGGCGGGGGCGTATCGGACGTTTGCGCCGCTGCGGGCAACCCTCCCCCAGTTGCGCCTCGACCGGCTATTGCTGGCGGTAGGGCCGGAGGCGGCCGAGAGCCTGCCCCTCGACGGCCAGGCGCGCGTCCGACAGCGCAAAGTGCGCACAGCCATGCCCGCTTTGGTCAGGCAAACCGACTGGTCCGCAGCCGGTCTCCACCAGCATCTGGCAGCCCTCAGCCCGGAGGAATGTTTGCTGCTGGCCAGCCTCAGCGAGGATGACGCCAGTCGCGAGGCGATTGCCGGCTACCAGCGGCGCCGCCGGGAACCACCCCTGGTGGGCGGCGCCGATCTCAAAACCCTGGGCCTCAAGCCCGGTCCCGACTTTCGCCGGATTCTCGATGCTGCCACCATCGCCCAACTCGACGGCAAATTCGTCGATCGCGAAGGGGCGCTTGCCTGGTTGCAAAACCACCTCCAACAGGGCAATCAGGCATTCGAGAAGCAATGA
- a CDS encoding P-II family nitrogen regulator: MKKIEAIIRPFKLDEVKIALVNAGIIGMTVSEVRGFGRQKGQTERYRGSEYTVEFLQKLKIEVVVDDGLVDLVMDKIMVAARTGEIGDGKIFVSDVDRVVRIRTGERDDEAL; the protein is encoded by the coding sequence TTGAAAAAGATAGAAGCAATTATCAGGCCTTTCAAGCTTGATGAGGTCAAGATTGCCCTGGTCAACGCGGGCATCATCGGTATGACCGTCAGCGAAGTGCGCGGTTTCGGCCGCCAGAAAGGTCAAACCGAGCGCTACCGGGGCTCGGAGTACACGGTGGAATTTTTGCAGAAACTTAAAATCGAAGTGGTGGTCGACGATGGTCTAGTCGATCTGGTGATGGACAAGATCATGGTGGCTGCTCGCACTGGCGAAATTGGCGACGGCAAAATCTTTGTCTCGGACGTCGATCGGGTGGTGCGCATTCGAACTGGTGAGCGCGACGACGAGGCACTCTGA